One part of the Capra hircus breed San Clemente chromosome 4, ASM170441v1, whole genome shotgun sequence genome encodes these proteins:
- the LSMEM1 gene encoding leucine-rich single-pass membrane protein 1, whose amino-acid sequence MKRSSQDSGSRSIPEDRKLYVVDSINDLNKLNLCPAGSQQLFPLEEKLQDVSTDSGNGSHSLFLVGLIVVLIISLALVSFVIFLIVQTENKMEDVSRRLAAEGKDIDDLKKINSIIVKRLNQLDSDQS is encoded by the exons ATGAAACGTTCTTCCCAGGACAGTGGCTCTCGCAGCATTCCTGAAGATAGAAAGCTTTATGTTGTGGATTCCATAAATGATCTGAACAAACTAAACCTCTGTCCTGCCGGATCACAGCAGCTGTTCC CTCTAGaggagaaactccaggacgtcAGCACTGATTCAGGAAATGGAAGCCACAGTCTGTTTTTGGTGGGGCTGATCGTCGTGCTGATTATTAGCCTGGCGCTGGTTTCCTTCGTGATATTTCTGATAG ttCAAACTGAAAACAAGATGGAAGATGTGTCAAGACGACTAGCAGCTGAAGGAAAGGACATAGATGATCTTAAGAAAATCAACAGCATCATTGTAAAGCGACTCAACCAGCTGGACTCAGACCAGAGCTAA